Below is a window of Dictyostelium discoideum AX4 chromosome 1 chromosome, whole genome shotgun sequence DNA.
AGAATTTTGGAGATTTCatgaatcaatttcatttaaatctgAAGAGAATGCATCAAAATTAAGAAGTGATAAACAATTTCTtcataaaattatttcacATTTATCAGcatcttcattttcaatgattGAAAGATTACcaattggtttaattttaagaactttttcaaatattatgaAATATGGTACATTAACAATTCAAAGttcaaataatacaacatTACAATCAACTAGAACACCACCACAAACACCACCCTTATATCCATCATTTAATaacaatggtaataatagtaataataataataatagtaataatagtggtggtggtaataatagttcagaaatttataaattttcaaattttcaaatattagtAAACgttttatcaaatattttagCAACAACATTACATATAAccaatggtaatggtaatagtgGTATAATAGGTAGCACAAGTAGTAATGGTATGGTATTACTAAATAATCCATATACTAATTTATTAGATTGTTTAAATACTATTACAATGTTTTTAGAGACCTTTCAACCATCGTTATCAGTGTTATTCAATGTTAATGGTTTGAATGAAAGAcatggtagtagtagtactCCAAATCAATCTTCCCCATGTCCAACATCGCCCAATGGTGGTAgttcaaatatttcaattaataatatcaatggTGGTAAAAGGATTCAttcacaaccacaacaatctAATCAAACTCAACAAATCAATACACAACTTatgtttttatcaattttaaatcatttaactaaaaatatattcattTATAATCAAGGTATTCAAATAGCtgtaattaaaatcatcTCAAGATTATTTAGTAGATTAGGTGAAAATCCTTATCTTTTTGGTGAAATCTATAGAAAAATCATTGAACAAACTGATATACTTCAAAATATTTgttcttattttttattattattaaatcaatcttATCAATCATCTTCCTCCTctacaatttcaaatacctcttctttatcttcatcttcaacatcaccaccaacctcttcatcatcttctacATCATCTTCAACTACAACACCTTTATCATCTTCAACTACAACCGCAGCAACGGCAACGGCAACAACTTCAGCagcaacaacttcaacagcaacaaattcttcacaacaacaacaacaacaaccaataccAAGTTCAAttgaagttgaagttgaaATTGTATTACAATGTTttcataatattttatatacatCACCACAACATGCATTTGAATTTCCATTGGAaccaaaaagaaattatcaaACCAATACAAGTATTCAAacttatttaatgaattattatcaagCATGTGTTATAATTGGTGATGGATTAAGTTCAGAGATTATAATTAACCTTTTATTATGTTCAATTTCAAGTTATCCACATCttagaaaaataatattacaattatcaTTACATTGTTTAAGAggttcaaaattatttgcTGAATCAATTAGTAAAGAagaaaaatcattaatttatccaattaatcaaaataataataataataataataataataataataatcaaaataaaaataataataatagtaatagtaatccatcaacaccaaatttacaatttcaaaattcttATAATTCACCATataatactattaataataataaaccaagatcattttttgattatctttcaattaaaaatataaatcaatcaaataataataataataataataataataataataataataataataataataataataataatttaaatacggaatcaacaattgaatttaatcaAGAACAAAAAtcattagtattattaatattaagtgcaattttaattcattcaaaAGAATCTATTGATTGGATGATTCATTATGATTTAgttgatttatcaattagatattttcaaaatactGATATTAGAATATCATCAAGTGCAAGTTATTTCCTAAGTGGTTTCTTAACagtttcaattaattatgaaaaagaatttgataattttaataataatttaaataatagtaataataatttaattagaccaacatcaccaaatagtaataatttaataattaatggtACAAATTCATTGATTGATAATCAATtaacaattataattgattcaattattcAAGTTATACCAATAAAGAATATTAGAAAATTATTTAGTGCAAAACGTGTTGAAGGTAATACAATGAGAGATTTAGAGGGTGGTTGTTTTGGTAAACCAAATATTGGTATGTTGGATGGTGTAGTTTGTATATTACTTAGAATGTTAAAGAGAGGTGGACAAGAATTTTTAGAGACAATGTTAGAGAGTGGTATTTGGGAAGCTTTATGTCATCAAATTAGTAGTACTACCTCTGAGATTGAATTAAGTCCGCATGGTATAATTCATTCGCTAAGAGTTATCTATGAAGTACTTTCATCAGACACTGATCATATTCCATACTTggtaaaaaataatctatTGACATCACTTTGTAACCTATTGGATAGCGGTCATTTAGAGAGAATTAAAGAATGGCCATCACTTCAAATGGGTAGTGTTAGTGGTATTAGTGCATTGGcaaatcaaatatttttcataCTATATCTACCACTATCGAGTAATGCAAAGGATAGAATTGGCGATCCAATGATCGAATTGATTAGACATATTATGTTAGCACAGGAATTAGTTAGAAATATCATTATGTTACTCCCACAAATACCAAGTGATTCAATCGATTTACCATTGGGTCTTTTATCAAATATAATCTTGGAGGATAGTAAATTCGCTAATCAATTCATTGAATTTGGTGGTTTAGAACCAAATACTGCtcaattaattctaaatccTGATAGAATTTCACCATCGACTTTAGTTGATTCTTTAATCATTTTCAGTCAATTGGCAAGAATCTCTCAAGATAACTATAAAGCAATGCATCGTTCTGATTTATATGGtttattgaaaaagttaTTGGCTCATCCCGAAGCAACAGTTCGTGCTAAAACTTGTAATCTCATTGGTAATATGTTTAAATATAATGGTTATTTCTatcaacattttcaaaagaGTGGtattttaccaattttaatttcacgttgtattgatgttgatttaaatacTAGAAAATTCGCTTGTTTTGCTTTAGGTAATGCTGCTTTTCATTCAAGTGATCTTTATGATGAATTAGATGATTcaataccaattttaaaaaaattattaaataatgaatatcCATTTAGtggtcaacaacaacaacaacaatcacaacaacaacaacaatcacaacaacaacaacaaaatgatttattattacaaattgaagaagatgaaaaaaCAAGATCAAATGTCATTGGTGCATTGGGTAATTTAGTTAGAAACTCATCACAACTTTGTCAAAAAATGATCGATAGTGGTATTTTAGATGCATTAACCTCTTATTTGGATGAATATAAATCTCA
It encodes the following:
- the tsuA gene encoding ULK family protein kinase — protein: MDDDYKLIGQIGEGSFGKVYKYRKKFTGQLVACKVISKKGKNEEDILSLRQEIDILKNLSHPNIIQFISCFENKNEFTLVTEYADGDLSQIISEEKTLSVDLIQSICYQLVIALNYLHYKKVIHRDIKPQNILITSGGQIKVCDFGFAKTISSNSILLTSLKGTPLYLAPEIIQEQPYDYKADLWSLGIILYQILVGSPPFSANSLADLVHMTLESNIEIPKELNKYPDLVSLFRQLLCKNPDKRIGWPDLLYHPFVKSYNGAHVINNNNLNYNNNNNNNNNNNNNNNNGNRPITSAGGNYLNDNSSSPSISSPIQSLPLISADSLINSLNNNINNNNNNNNNNNNNNNNNNNNNNNNNNNNNNNNNNNNNNNNNNNGNINTNGYYQPLQSPTSQNFVNGIPIPILNGISNPFSVYNNNNNMNNNNNNKFNPTSPKHHQTLQQQQQQQQQQQQQQQQQQQQQQQQQQQQQQQQQQQQQIPPPQSPKTPKVLSPKAVGISIQQQQQQQSQQQQMQQQQQQQQQQQQQQQQQQIPPQSPKVPQSPRVAPPPQSPRVLSSPRIAHSPKNSPRQTNPTSPSPSPRRNSLKSQQTPSLTNLNQALVNPSSSSSSLNSSIPTSSSTNKQIPPLSSNLNQVNLSNNINDNNNIINNNSNNNSNNINNNINNNNNNNSNNINNNINNNINNINNNNNNNSNINNINNINNNNNINSSNNNSSNNNNNNNNNNNNNNNNNNNNNNNNNNNNNNNNNNNIINSSNNNINNINNSNNNINNSNNNININNSNNNINGNRPTSGGNNDLILNNMLMNNISLSSSIESIASNNNSILVQQQLQQQQQQIQQQQQQIQLLQQQQQIQIQQQQQIQQQQQLQIQLMQQQQQLNIIQQQNSVVQNGMVVSVLNKKAPPTPITRPQTPTSFRPQTPQYRTCTPRTPQPINTPASRNNFQSNVLPSWPNLYYQQLNVNDPHQLQQLQQQQQQLQLQQQQQQQQQQQLPLSSSQQQIHYYNQMNHNGNSQNERLDEISEASESLESLEFWRFHESISFKSEENASKLRSDKQFLHKIISHLSASSFSMIERLPIGLILRTFSNIMKYGTLTIQSSNNTTLQSTRTPPQTPPLYPSFNNNGNNSNNNNNSNNSGGGNNSSEIYKFSNFQILVNVLSNILATTLHITNGNGNSGIIGSTSSNGMVLLNNPYTNLLDCLNTITMFLETFQPSLSVLFNVNGLNERHGSSSTPNQSSPCPTSPNGGSSNISINNINGGKRIHSQPQQSNQTQQINTQLMFLSILNHLTKNIFIYNQGIQIAVIKIISRLFSRLGENPYLFGEIYRKIIEQTDILQNICSYFLLLLNQSYQSSSSSTISNTSSLSSSSTSPPTSSSSSTSSSTTTPLSSSTTTAATATATTSAATTSTATNSSQQQQQQPIPSSIEVEVEIVLQCFHNILYTSPQHAFEFPLEPKRNYQTNTSIQTYLMNYYQACVIIGDGLSSEIIINLLLCSISSYPHLRKIILQLSLHCLRGSKLFAESISKEEKSLIYPINQNNNNNNNNNNNNQNKNNNNSNSNPSTPNLQFQNSYNSPYNTINNNKPRSFFDYLSIKNINQSNNNNNNNNNNNNNNNNNNNNNLNTESTIEFNQEQKSLVLLILSAILIHSKESIDWMIHYDLVDLSIRYFQNTDIRISSSASYFLSGFLTVSINYEKEFDNFNNNLNNSNNNLIRPTSPNSNNLIINGTNSLIDNQLTIIIDSIIQVIPIKNIRKLFSAKRVEGNTMRDLEGGCFGKPNIGMLDGVVCILLRMLKRGGQEFLETMLESGIWEALCHQISSTTSEIELSPHGIIHSLRVIYEVLSSDTDHIPYLVKNNLLTSLCNLLDSGHLERIKEWPSLQMGSVSGISALANQIFFILYLPLSSNAKDRIGDPMIELIRHIMLAQELVRNIIMLLPQIPSDSIDLPLGLLSNIILEDSKFANQFIEFGGLEPNTAQLILNPDRISPSTLVDSLIIFSQLARISQDNYKAMHRSDLYGLLKKLLAHPEATVRAKTCNLIGNMFKYNGYFYQHFQKSGILPILISRCIDVDLNTRKFACFALGNAAFHSSDLYDELDDSIPILKKLLNNEYPFSGQQQQQQSQQQQQSQQQQQNDLLLQIEEDEKTRSNVIGALGNLVRNSSQLCQKMIDSGILDALTSYLDEYKSHTNILKSVLFSLGNFSVYEQCRYILIEDYDLDSTLDDLFEYLKQNQQQIDPTIIKYINRIKKILRSPST